Proteins from a single region of Deltaproteobacteria bacterium:
- a CDS encoding cyclic nucleotide-binding domain-containing protein gives MIAEERLVQSWFFKGFTRAQIDTLLANGQEVFYPAGGKVLVEGEPAESFHVLVQGAVSIKMRIEEHGELVLSTFRQTGEIFGWSTLVEGGRFTATAECLEESRIISFKRKNLEDLFTRDPSLGYLFMKRLAGLISCRLESTRALLLKEIS, from the coding sequence ATGATCGCCGAGGAAAGGTTGGTTCAAAGCTGGTTCTTCAAGGGATTCACCAGGGCGCAGATCGATACCCTGTTAGCCAATGGCCAGGAGGTTTTTTATCCGGCAGGGGGAAAAGTGTTAGTCGAGGGGGAGCCCGCAGAGTCTTTTCATGTCCTGGTGCAAGGAGCAGTCTCTATCAAAATGCGCATAGAAGAGCATGGTGAACTGGTCTTGAGTACGTTCAGGCAGACCGGGGAAATTTTCGGGTGGTCTACTTTAGTGGAAGGAGGCCGTTTTACGGCAACGGCGGAATGTTTGGAGGAAAGCAGGATTATCTCTTTTAAACGGAAAAATTTAGAGGACCTTTTCACCAGAGATCCCAGCCTGGGATACCTTTTTATGAAAAGATTGGCCGGTCTGATCTCTTGCCGTCTGGAGAGTACCCGAGCCCTTTTGTTAAAGGAGATCTCGTAA
- a CDS encoding glycerate kinase, giving the protein MKKDLSTLRRDARKIFSQALWAADPKNIISAQVSLRNQFLYVGSKRYPLSRYKRIFVAGCGKASAAMAYSLEKILGSRITAGLVNVKYGHTQKLKRIRLQEAGHPLPDSKGLEGAQEMVRMLSNLTEHDLVIFLISGGGSALLPFPSPGITLQEKQKVTDLLLGCGATIQEINTLRKHLSLLKGGGLARMVYPATLISLILSDVIGDPLDAIASGPTVPDPTTFADCARILDRYGLWEKIPLAVARHIREGFKGNKEETLKEGVPALAKVYHLIVGNNLLAMKAAQKKAKILGYRPFLLSSLIEGETREVAKVHAAIAKEVLRTRNPVAPPACILSGGETTVTLKGKGKGGRNQEFALAAALEIAGWREIVILSAGTDGTDGPTDAAGAFADGETVQRAKALGLDPWGSLEENDSYPFFQALGDLLITGPTGTNVMDLRILLVEKPQAHKAKR; this is encoded by the coding sequence GTGAAAAAAGACCTCAGCACACTCCGGAGGGATGCCCGCAAGATTTTTTCCCAAGCCCTTTGGGCCGCAGACCCCAAAAATATTATCTCCGCGCAAGTTTCCCTGCGCAACCAATTTCTCTACGTTGGTTCGAAGAGGTATCCTCTATCCCGCTATAAGCGGATTTTTGTAGCTGGATGCGGGAAAGCTTCTGCCGCCATGGCTTACAGTTTGGAAAAAATTCTGGGTTCGCGGATCACGGCTGGCCTGGTGAATGTAAAGTACGGCCATACCCAAAAGTTGAAGCGCATCCGCCTCCAAGAGGCAGGGCACCCGCTGCCGGACTCCAAAGGCCTGGAAGGGGCTCAGGAGATGGTCAGGATGCTGAGTAACCTCACGGAGCACGACCTGGTGATCTTTCTCATTTCAGGAGGCGGTTCAGCCTTGCTTCCTTTCCCTTCCCCCGGAATCACTCTTCAGGAGAAACAAAAGGTCACGGACTTACTGTTAGGGTGCGGGGCCACCATCCAGGAGATCAATACCTTAAGAAAACACCTTTCCCTACTCAAAGGGGGAGGGCTGGCCAGAATGGTATATCCGGCAACCCTGATTTCCTTAATCTTGTCGGATGTCATCGGGGACCCCCTGGACGCCATTGCTTCCGGACCGACGGTCCCTGACCCCACTACCTTCGCCGACTGCGCCCGGATCCTGGACCGGTATGGGCTTTGGGAAAAAATTCCTCTTGCTGTTGCCCGGCATATTCGTGAAGGTTTCAAAGGGAATAAAGAGGAGACGCTCAAAGAAGGAGTGCCAGCCTTGGCCAAGGTATACCATCTTATTGTGGGGAATAACCTTTTAGCCATGAAGGCGGCTCAAAAAAAAGCCAAAATCCTGGGTTATCGCCCTTTCCTGCTCTCTTCCCTCATCGAGGGAGAAACACGGGAGGTGGCCAAGGTTCATGCGGCCATTGCCAAAGAAGTGCTCCGGACAAGAAATCCGGTTGCACCCCCGGCCTGCATTCTTTCGGGGGGGGAGACCACGGTGACTTTGAAGGGGAAAGGAAAAGGGGGAAGGAATCAAGAATTTGCCTTGGCGGCAGCCCTGGAGATTGCTGGTTGGAGAGAGATTGTTATTCTGAGCGCTGGGACCGATGGGACCGATGGGCCGACTGATGCAGCCGGAGCTTTCGCCGATGGAGAAACTGTCCAACGCGCTAAGGCCTTGGGTTTAGACCCATGGGGTTCCCTCGAGGAAAACGATTCTTATCCCTTTTTTCAAGCGTTGGGAGACCTCCTGATCACGGGTCCAACCGGCACCAACGTCATGGATCTACGCATCCTGCTGGTAGAAAAACCGCAGGCCCATAAAGCCAAAAGATAA